The Cetobacterium ceti DNA window AGAAATAGAAAGAGTTAAATGTATTTTTTTATTAAAGTCAGATTTTTTAAGAACGATGTAAGATTTTTCCATTTATTCTTTTTGTCATATCCATCTAAATTAAAAATATAATGAATATGTGGATTCCAATCAAGATCTTTAACAAAAGTTTAATATATATTTAAGAGCTTGATAAATTATTATTTTTTATCTCATAAACAATTAAATGGAATTAAGTCAATGTATTTTTTTTCAAAATTTAAAATACCTTTGTATTTATTTAAATATATTTCTATATTTTTTTCCCCAACTAATTTTATATCTAAAATATTTTCATAATTATCAACTTGATTTAAATAAATCTCTAATCCCTCTTCGGGAATGAAAAGAACTGCTGTTTTAAAATAATCTAGTGAACTAATAATTATAACAGCTTTTGTATCTGTCCTTTGCAATTTTATTATTTCTAACTCATTTGGAAAAATTAATAAAGTTC harbors:
- a CDS encoding transposase, producing the protein MEKSYIVLKKSDFNKKIHLTLSISQFIGRLLVHIPLENIKMIRKL